A single region of the Streptomyces caelestis genome encodes:
- the lexA gene encoding transcriptional repressor LexA: protein MTTTADSAAITAQERSQGRLEPVHAMNEATTPEAHKRSLPGRPPGIRADSSGLTDRQRRVIEVIRDSVQRRGYPPSMREIGQAVGLSSTSSVAHQLMALERKGFLRRDPHRPRAYEVRGSDQAASVQPTDTAGKPAASYVPLVGRIAAGGPILAEESVEDVFPLPRQLVGDGELFVLKVVGDSMIEAAICDGDWVTVRRQPVAENGDIVAAMLDGEATVKRFKREDGHVWLLPHNAAYEPIPGDDATILGKVVAVLRRV from the coding sequence GTGACCACCACCGCAGACAGTGCCGCCATCACAGCCCAGGAGCGCTCCCAGGGCCGACTGGAGCCGGTGCACGCGATGAACGAAGCCACGACCCCGGAGGCGCACAAGCGCTCCCTGCCGGGACGACCTCCCGGCATCCGGGCGGACAGTTCCGGACTCACCGACCGCCAGCGTCGCGTGATCGAGGTCATCAGGGACTCGGTGCAACGGCGCGGCTACCCGCCGTCGATGCGCGAGATCGGCCAGGCCGTCGGCCTGTCCAGCACGTCTTCCGTGGCACATCAGCTGATGGCACTGGAGCGCAAGGGCTTCCTGCGCCGTGACCCGCACCGCCCGCGCGCCTATGAGGTGCGCGGTTCCGACCAGGCCGCCTCCGTGCAGCCCACGGACACGGCGGGCAAGCCGGCCGCGTCGTACGTCCCGCTGGTCGGCCGCATCGCCGCCGGTGGACCGATCCTCGCTGAGGAGTCCGTCGAGGATGTCTTCCCCCTCCCCCGCCAGCTCGTCGGCGACGGAGAGCTGTTCGTCCTGAAGGTCGTCGGTGACTCGATGATCGAGGCCGCCATCTGCGACGGCGACTGGGTCACGGTCCGCCGTCAGCCGGTCGCCGAGAACGGCGACATCGTGGCCGCGATGCTCGACGGAGAAGCCACCGTCAAGCGCTTCAAGCGCGAGGACGGCCACGTCTGGCTCCTCCCGCACAACGCGGCCTACGAGCCGATCCCCGGCGATGACGCGACCATCCTCGGCAAGGTGGTGGCCGTACTGCGCCGCGTCTGA